TGTCAATTAATGACTTTAATACATACTTTTCTACCCAACTTCTTGTTTGCAGAGCTAACAGTATTGTTTCGGCTTCTTGTTTCATGTTTATTTGTTTGGGTTAAGTCTTATTTTAATTCGTTTTATTGATGTGTTTGTTTTGTGTTTCCtttgtatttaaatacatatatatttgaaattaaaataaaaaccgtaATCATTGAACAAACCAATAGAAAAGACAcgatataaatcaataaaagaaATTAGAGATAAGAGacaatctttattattttgaaaacgaATTTCTGAAGTTTctgaagttttgtcagtttatgaggcaaataaaaattaaatatacaaagaAACACAAACCATTAAATTTCAGCTAAATTctaatagtaaaagaatttgATGTAGGCAACGAAAACAAATAACATGTGGTGCAactaatttgtaactttttttgtttttcacatTGTTAActcttgtttttataatttctacAAAGGTAACGTTACGCGGTGCAGCCATACCTTTAAAAACCaaccctcaaaaaaaaaaagaactttgttttttgaaccaTAAAACCATTGTCTGCAGCTATGAGTACCgaatttggcaaaaaaaatttagttaatttttggAACTATAACTggatatacaaaattaattaaaaaaaaacaataaagatatagCTCGCATTATTAATTAACCTTTGAGCAACAATGCATGCAGCATTGTTGCTGAAAGGTTAATTCTACCTTTAATAAtcttttgatacttttttagGTAAATTGTTTGTTCCACTATAAGTTACcagaatacaaaataaaattattaaagttgcAACAGATAaacgcattaaaaaaaaaaattcttacggCTTGCAGCATGTAGACGTGAAATaaacgattaaaaaaataaaataaattacagaatgcttatttataaataaaagtttcaaatcaaaaaggttttaaatgaaataataagtTGGTTTATACATTCTAAATAGCGCACACACAGTTCCTACACTCTTTATCAAGCACACACAGTTCCTACACTCTTTATCGCGGACTTACAACTCATACACTTTTTATCGCGCACATACGGTTCATAAACTCTTAATTTACATATTGAGCACACACGAGTGATGCACTCTTTATCATGCCTTAAATGATACTTGAACTTCATAATACCTCACAAAtgcaaaataagttaaactcaTAGTAAatgagtttaacttttttttttttaaacagttgaaaaaaagttatgaacagAATTAATACACAACTTTACCTGCTTCAGTTGCTTGTGACTCCAATGGTACTGAGCTTTCAAGTTGTCTGTTATCTTGATATCCTGTTGATGTCGTGggtaaagttaaaacttttggCTTTGTAGAGTTGTTGCGATGGCAACCTGGATTATCTATAGGAGACCAAGCTTGAGTTTGAATCTAAAGTGAATAATTCACAAAGATTTTTTTCCCTGCAAAatctaaaactgttttaaattcaaatttttttaattctaaattggttataagtaaaaagaaaaaacacatttatattttaGCTATCGGTCTTTCcttgtttttcaaagatttagtttttaatttatagtttttaatttatagtttttagagTATGCATTAGAGTGTAAagtacattattatatatttaatgatttttatatattgtttatttactCATATGGTCTTTAATTTTAGCAtgggttaaaaaattttttttaatatattttttttttgtaataaaaacgtcacaaagtttatataagtactgcttttaaaaaaaaatcatttctatacttatcgGATTATCGACGGCTTAAACGTTTTATTACCCGTAGACATGTAACTtactttgtttgatttttttactgttgTCAGGTAAGAcattatttgttttgatttcttGTCATCCATCGTGGTTCTGCTTGTTAAGAACAAGATGTCCGGagagtattttataaattttaccaagaatgtttttttaaaaacatttacttttttacgaTTAACAAATTGCATCTGATTTTaccattaaaattgttttgttgcGTCATGATTACAACGAAAGAAGTTTAATTGATAACGGGGCTTTGTCTTATAAAAGACGTTAAAAAGATCATATAGTGAATTACCGTTGTGCTATATTTAAACTCAACGCTTATTGATGCTTTAATTGTTGAAACACATAATTTATGgcatactatttaaaataaaatcgagcacttttacattaaatttaaaaggacTGCATTAATACGCTGAAAATGCTGGGTATTTggggtgttttttttttaaacattttttttgagttttttaacgttttatggttttatattttcagaattttatttatgaatacaGTTAGAGGCTATTGCAAAAAGTGGGAGGTGGGGGAACAAACCAGTagtaaatttgtaattaaatgttaaaactcaCATAGTGGAATATTTTGGGTTTTTTACAGtcaaattgaaattaattttttaaatggaaacGAATTTTCTTTCTACTAATCATTCTTGTAAGAAAATCAAAGTAAAGAAACTCTGGTACCTTGTGCTGATAATCTGTTTGTGGAACAGATCGGTCAACTTTAACACCATCTagataaatatcttttttgctGTTATCTTCTAAAACGAAATCCAATGGCATTTTTCCTTTTAAGCATTCTATGTACCGTTTgcaaaaattattgcataactCGTGAACCTAAATGAACATTTCCTTATTAATGCATACTTCTTTACATAATACCTGCTACTTGCTACCTGCTACTTGCACAtagaaaagtcaaaataaaataattttttgtttttgtttttataaattagtttcttATTAAAAGAAAGgacttaacattttatttgtgaCAACCAGAAGCATGTTAATATGCAACTTAGGTAAATAAATGGTTAATTACGTTTAATAGtagagtttaaaataaaaaaagtaaagaaaagtagaatatttataatacaataaaaaaaaaaaaaaaaaaagagtatttgcAATATCTATTTCAAACAACCAACCTTTTCTATTTCCAACAAATGAAATCGGAGTACTTGTATTGCTTGAACAAGCTAATAACAAAAGAAGAATATAAGTAGAAgacattttcaaataaaaataactttcaaaacaaaaaatagtcgttaaagttttacatttgaCTCTGAAAGTTTGTGGAGTTGAAGATAAAATGGTTCCTCAAGTagatgaataaatttttaaattaaaaaatagatatcACTTATTATATGACTTACTAAGTTATCCATTTCCATGTTGGTTGTAAAAAACGGCTTGTTGTTTTCAAgctaaagtaatattaaaaaattttaagtaagttaaaaaaaatctttaagtgtctaggcaaatatttaaattaacctTAGTTGCAAATTGGTGTATATCTTCGTTAAAAGATTCTGATGTATACTGCTCACCACTTGTGTCCAGTTTCTCAGATCTTCCGCTGAGGTTTGTTGCTAAATCACACTTTTCAAAAACGCGGACCAATAAAGGAAACAAAGGATGACTGAAATGCGAGAATAAAGGAATTAAGTTAGTAGTTGTTcggtattttatttaaaaataactaatatgaCTTTGAGAAGTTTGCTATCAGCTGCACGCAACATTCATTTTTACGTTCTAACAAATGCCTGTAATAAAAAGAAGTGTCGCGCCTATTGTAGAAGCAGTGAAGTTGAAAGTCAAAATCACGCAAAACTTTTAGTTCGCATCACACATGATCGCTCTAATTGAAATGTTTGACACCCAACAGAGACATCGTAAGCGCCGAAGCGAGCTGAATTGAAAATCTAAACATGTTTCAACCATTcgatataattaaaacaaagcaTTATTTCAGGTTAAAGTtgtttaacttcattttttcaatgctttatgtatttatttatttttataaatttaagtaagtttatttagttttattagttaataaaatttaataaattagtaaGAAATAATGTTCATAATACAAACATACACACCTGACTccactaataatattttttttatttcttgttgaattatgtatatataaacacacacacacacacaaacacacacacacacacacacacacacacacacacacacacgcacacacacagatatatatatatatatatatatgtatatatatatatatatatatatatatatatatatatatatatatatatatatatgtatatatatatatatatatatatatatatatatatatatatatatatatatatatatatatatagatatatatatatatatatatatatatatatatagatatatatatatatatatatatatgtatgtatatatatgcatgtatgtatgaatatatatatatatatgtatatatatatatatatatatatatatatatatatatatatatatatatatatatatatatatatatatatatatatatatatacacacacatatattattGGCTTTTCGTTAAAATTCCTTTCTCAAACTCTTAACAATGTTATGCATCTTTGACTTCGATGcgcaatttcaaaaaaagacaaaaaacttACTCATAAATGAGCTTTTTATCTGTAGAAAAGTTGCtttcttctttttcataaagttgCGCGTGCTGCAAAAACACCTGGTTAAATCGTCTTCCTGGTGGAGCAATTTCTGGAATTCGACTATCACACTGGAACGCTATGCCATGGTGTTGTTGATATTCCTGGATCGACTATGAATAAGCAATATcagtttgaatatttaaaaagtttaaacaaagtAGAAAAATGTCAGTACAAATAAAGCGAGTGCACACGCATGCATTTTCtttgttagtttttaaatgaaaaatacgagttttcttttaataaacagTTTGCGAAAGtacttcaaaaaagtttaaaattttttaaacaagcatgtttttaatgttatatttttctgtaccgaaatttactttattgtaTGTTTAATACGCACAAGTTGCTTTCTGCATCGGTTTAAATGAGTTCATGCCTGAACGGAGAAAATGTATACAATTATTTAAGGTTATTATAATCCTTCACATAGGTACTTTGTATCTTGAGTTTTTTGGTTAACTTGcattttagttttatagtttatttgcaATTTAAGTTTTGTGTGACATGTGTCTTGATTGACTTTTTTGTGCTTTATTTTTACGACTGAATTAtctaattttcaatatctgttGAAATTATTCGAGATTAGTTGACTATATTACAAACGAGAGGTTCGTAGTAACAATTTagccaagtttttttttacttactataaatattagttttagttcaagttaaaactaatataacattatttgatTCATTAATAGTTTGATTATTTAAGTCATTAACAATTTGATTAATTGAGTAATTAACAATTTGAATAGCCAACAGCACGATTATAGGCTCGACAGACCAGGACGGTTTATCATTAAGAGTTAATAGAACAGGTTTCATGACATGATTTCATTATGAACCAACAGGACAGGAgtctataaaattattttcatcttttaattgttaaatatctagatatttaattaaaactggATTGCAATCCAGTTACACAactacataaaattaaattactaagTGAACGTatcaaataaagtatttatctaCAACGATCTGTTTATTCccgtaatttttttagacaattattTTTTCCGACGTTTCATTTTAAACTTCATCATTTGATCTGTTATTTAAGTTTCATTCTCAACATttgaactttgaaaaaaaaaaaccttcaagtgtgtgatgtttttttaaactttggcAACGATCGTTGAACAAGTCTTAAATGAACACGCGCTAACCCAGCCGGTTAAAACAACCGTCTCCTCGAAATGTCAAAATTTCGAAATGAATAAACCCAGaatgtgtaaaaaatatttatacagatTTAAACCTTTTGCTGCAGCTTGCttcaagataaataaaaatgataacaaatcaaccttttagtattaaaatgcttttattattattattttttaatttatttttatcccacatttttgttattttgtttataaattattattgttataagagttgatttttttctatatcTAACGATATTCTTAAATCAATCTAATAGTTATTGTCAAATTTCATATAGTTGgtgttaaacatttaaacgcaaatgttttttacagaAGCATCGTTTCTAAGCATCGTGTAGCCAATCGGATTATTCATCCAGACAAGCgcaaaatactaaaaacattATTCTCTGTGTGTTCTCAAATGACTGCAAACAACGTCCAATGCAACCGCAGCAAATGTAAACATTTGattttatgatttctttttgtataaaaattttttaagtttttctataaaatttcttatctaaaaaaaaaaactctttttgacaaacagaattattaaaaacacaataCGCAAATACAATGTACATAAGACAAGTTGTCGAAAACGAAGTTTTGacataaaaatgacaaattaaTAATTGTCATATTGACGACAAGCGATAAGACCATATCAGCGATATCAGATAGCAACATccaataaattgaaaaaattataattaaaaaaaaaaaaagactacaattaattcaaaattatttctcCACAGGTATACGACTGCTGTGTTAATGTAGAaggaaaaaagtatatatttaatgtaccTTAAAAAACGTTGATTGGCGATCATCCATCACGAATCCATCATTGTCACAACTGTCAATCCGTATGTcaaaaataccaaaacaaattattacgATAAACAAACAGTTTCAGAAAACTATTTGTTCATTCTTACCACTTATCTATGTCAACATCAAATTTTAATTGCCACGGATCACCAAGATAAGATTGTTATTAGCGTAATCCAATTCAAAGCCACTCAACGTTTTTCCTAGCAcgctaaataaagttaaagttggagcttaaaaaaatttaataataataaatatcagttgttataaatataagatacttTTTGTATATTCGatgataaaacgtttttttttttttaaattttaaaaacagtaagcgatcaaagtatttataaataaaggaaGGAGGTTTTTAGGACGTATAATAGACTTTTCTTAACCAATATTTGCTTCATTGTTCAATATTTAGAAcagtttgttatatttaataataattttagaatgttCACAGGTGAAATCACCGAAACATAATCGATCAAGAATATTTACACGGTAcgttttttttcgtttgtttttTCTAACAGTATTCTTAGTTTTATTCCAATAGCCtttattaaaactgttataatatatacaaagatGGACGCAGAACTTTTCGATGTGTTAGATATGACCCTTTCGGCATtgcaaaaacttcaaatttatgTAGGCTCGCGCTTTTGTGAAATAAGAACGTTTcgcaaaaacattttaaatgactTGCGGTGATTgggagcttgggaacaaaagCTATCCAAAGTTTGAAGCCTCAACCCAAAATGTAGTGTAGTGTGtttagcaaatattttactttacttttttataccaaatttaaattcattaacaggtttttaatttcatctattattcttttagcgttcaaaaaatatgactAAGTTAGACCAAAAAATAAGACCAAAATAGAACCCCCTCATTTTGAAAAGGCTAGACagtaatgcttttttaaaaaatcttgcgCACAACCCTTATGtaacaataactataatatatatatatatatatatatatatatatatatatatatatatatatatatatatatatatatatatatatatatatatatatatatatatatatatatatatatatatatatatatatatatatatatatatatatatagatgttttgGGGGTGTTACCCCTCCCATTGGTACGGATCtgttataaatcatatataatgaaaataaaaaacgctAAGCAATTGCGGTCAATTTTTTTCCTCTGCCAAAAAAACGCTAAAAATACTAGGACCCTTATGAGTTTCACACTAGGATACAATTGTAATTCTGTCACCAGAATCTGATTTGGTTTCACCTGAGATTGTTATGGGTTTTCATTAAACAATCCAATCtagaactttttctttttagcaTCCGTTTTTAGCTTATCTATTTAAAGACTGTGTTTCTCAGATTCGGAAATCATGCTTTGAAATCTAATAAAGAATCAAAACAAGCACATTCTGATTCGCTGGTTTTGAATGAGAGAGGCGTGTGTGCATTTGTTGAAAAAtggaatataaatttttattttacagatttACTAAAGGGAGGTATCTAAAATACACGTCAGTCTCAAAATCTACTTGGATAAGAGAATTTTcactttcaaaaaactaaaaattttagcaaataaaGTCTCATTACCAAGTCTATCTAGGTGATGGGACTTTATCTGCTGctaatttaacaaagtttgcaagtagAAAAAATGTATGTATTATGGTAGACATGAAAAGatctgtagttttttttttgtaaagtgtTATGTTGCTGGTctaaaaagtatactttttttacttacaacATTGCTGCAAGCAATCACTGTTAGACTTGGAAACtactagaagagaaaagatgaagtttgaagtttataaaatgattaacagataacttaaaagattgcaagttatacgaatcaggaaaacaagatgaagggagcaaattccaaagagTTGATGTTTAATGAGAAAAGCAGATAaacgaataagaatttttgaagCACAAAGGAACAGTCACAGCAAAAAGATGCGACATAATTAAAAGacaagtaacatgagaatgaattttagtaaatggtacaAGAGATGCTAGTTCTTTAGAGTagtacccattatagtatttatagaaaagaaaaagaaaagcaacattacgacaacaTGACCATGGTTGAAAGTTGGCTGTAAGAGCAGTTCCAACTATGTTTACTATGCGTTTTTGCAACTTGTCTAAATAAGAAAGGACATCATTCGAAGATCCACTCCAGATATGACAACAGCATAtcatacaaggacggatttgagatttatagagatatagaatagaatccggagtaagtggtaagcacaataaagagatgcaacctttgtaggtgctaattttgcaatggattttaTTTATGGTTTCCAAAAATAAtaggaagtaagagttaatcctagaagacgaAGGCTAGATGACACGTTGAGTACATTATTGTTCATAAATAaaggaagatctagattgttgcaataaatattagctgaaaaaaattgagttttatctaagTTAAAGTTCATCAACCACTTATAATATCGCGCAAGTgaaatccttttcaagctcaaatgtcccCATCAACCAACAAAAGAGaattggcttcttatcaaggcCAAAATAAAGGTAGTaccatcagcaaacaatgccactttagatgtaagaatTTCTGAGAGtttgttaatgtaaattgaaaaaagtaaagggtcaaggatagaaccttgaggaatccctgaagttacaggaaatgaagaagagtgttgtcatTGAGGACaattttatactacaattggaaaggaaggattcaataatcctAAAGATGTTAtctgatacaccgtaagaaaaGAGTGTATGGAGAAGtccagcatgctaaactttatcaaaagcttagAAATGTTGcgagcgatagccttaacctctccttATCTAtctaatacacaataaaacctatcagttatttaTATCAGTTAGAaagagaagatcgaaatccatattgatgatcaaattttaaattttgtaatggattttaatacaattttcttGAGGGAAGATTATGAATTATTTATCTTGAAAATAGtacattttgaaaacaatacttCTAAACAATCTCAACTATTGGTTAGCGGGAAAATGCAACGCATGATCAGGGCAGCCGAGAGCTTTTATGACACCcgatgaattttaaaaatatgcatgcatatttttaaaattaaaacatgtaCAATTATACAAGTTAGTTActgtctttttatttcaaatactgTTAACTTACATCGatatttttaggaaaatttgGATCTAATCTGGATATATAAACAGattctttaaaattgatattgaaaactcttgttttttgcttttttacttgcaaaaattgttattattatgtcATCTTAAAACAGAATTGTATCCGATTCATTTTAACATGTATGTCCGATAGACATTCTTCGTCCGATAGACGTTCTTCaatcttttgttttataatagcccaaaaataattttttaaatcaattttagtttatttaaggATCATTTATCTTCTACGACAGGTACTGgcattgtgttaaaaaaatttgaattagaaTGCATATAGATCGGAAAATAGGTTACAAACCTATTGAGTATATTTGGTCGAGAATGTCCTAAGTGTTTCCAGAAGTTAAAGATGGAGATTACTTCAAACTATTTAGGTGCGAAGTATCTTCCACAAAGTTGTATTTTGTTTCAGACTTTAATATTTACCAGTTCTTTATCTTTTATGATAAAGAActggtaaaatttaaataaatgaaaatatgaatGAGAATCTtaacaaaacgttttttaaaatcctAATTTTAAGTTGAATACGTTAAATGTAATGACAAAACTCAACGCGAAAGATATTCACTTCAAGCTTATGTTTGGAGAACTCATGAAAAATTGTATTTCCAGGTCATTGCTATTTTGCTATCATCACTcgctttgcaaaaaattctGTTTCATTGTCAAGACGAGTCATCTGCTCATCATAGGTCGATGTTTTGGTTGAAGGTAAAGCAACAGTTTTAGAGCAGCAATAGTTTCCCGTGGTCGTTTTGCAATTAGTTTTATAACAGCAATCGGAGCTAAACATCTGGTGTCCAAAAACTTGCAAAGCAAGATCTTTCATCTAGCAAGACTGCAGCTGAAATCtaaaaaaccttatatttttatttattataacaacaatcaataaaacttatgcataaaaagtttaatattgatGAAGGAAAGCAACACCAGGTTTCATATGCAAGCGGTTGTCATGGCTGCAGTCAAAATAGCATTATAATTGATATTGTACGTATATCGATTACATTATGCGCTAATTTATTCCAAAGGTTTGCGACGCGATTTTTAAAGAACTGTTGACGTTCTGGGTAACCTTTGATTATTTGGGATTTAACAGgtcattttttaactataagcTGAGTTTGATGAGAAAGCGTAAACGGACCAACGTTTTTAAACTTGGTTTTAAACAACCTGTTTACTTCTTCAACAgcgcactatatatatatatatatatatatatatatatatatatatatatatatatatatatatatatgtatatatatatatatatatatatatatatgtatatatatatatataaatataaatataaatatatatatatatatatatatatatatatatatatatatatatatatatgtatatataaatatatatatatatataaaaagtccGGTCTTTTTTAAAACCGGTTACATTCCGTTTTTTTAGGTGGTTTATCCGGACTTATcgatttttgattaaaaagatataaaaccgatagtttttgatatttaaaactcTAAGATAtcagtttatcttttttatggGTTACAGGCACTTTTTGTCTCCTACTTatattttcatgttaaataaaaaaggaaataacaTGCACCAGCACCTtgtctaaaatatatattttcatgttaaataaaaaaggaaattacataagtattttattataaataaaagtaaaataaacactCCAGAAGTTCCATCCCTTCAATTGCAGAATAAAGGTTCTGATGCTAAAATAGGTTTTTAACACTATGTGGCTATAAAAATAaccgttttttaaaacttgcttaACAATTACAGCTGCATGGTTTAATGATACTTCCTTGATTTCTTTTCTTAATACGAATCATAACTCTTTgactttctaaaattatttaacaacgaacattaaaattttaaaaagtttcattattgtattaaatattatagtttaagatataaactttttattatagaaattatctattatcaaattctaattctaataaatatacattcaagaaaaaaactgtaaatatacTGACTGTAATAAATAGatataattgaaattttcattCTAAACATGTCTCAGCAATCCTTATGCGGAGcaacatttaatatttaaaacaagcCTTCAAGAATTGCACTATGCATCCCTAAGTAGAAATAGGACTTTAGACACATTTTTGAGGAAAACAAAAACATGGCAAAATTGACTCAATTTATGATCAATTGATGCAATTTTTCCTCAAACATAAAAGTTTGTAATTCTTATGTTTCAACTTTTCTGacaatcagtttttttttttttttgtgcaagcataaaaaaaacatactgtGTTGATTATGTGAAAAGACCTCAGAATTATCAGATTGcctgaaaaaaatgtattattaataaaatttaacaataacatTTATCTATTATCTAACATAATAtctaaatttaaagataaacataGCTTTCTTCAATATTCAACTTAAGAACAATTATCAGCTGAATCTTCTTGCAGTATAGTTTTTATACCTCTTGCATTTTGTTCTTCTTGCAATATAGATACATGTCAGatgtcataaataaataattagctGTATCCCTAGTATTTTCGGCAAAAGTAGTTAAACATGCATGACCTACTCAGTTTTGTTGGCTTTGTTCCTGGCTTCAATGGCACTCTCAGACAAAGAACCATTGGGTAAAAGAAACACCATGAACTATCATGAAGTCATGCACAGACTGTGACAGTGGAATGGCTTTTAAAAACTGATCGTTAGAAATGAGACCAAACAGACGGTAGACAAAACTACATATGAAACTTgcttgaaaaactaaaataaatacttgTTATGCTGCACCCTTGCACCCTGCACCCTagcatatacatatacatataaaagtaCAGTTCCACTCATGGGAACTAACATAAAAATGGATACTTACAAGGGCAGTATAAAGAAGAAATAGATGATATCGCTGTAAGTTACAACTGCAACTGCTGATGCAACAACCAAATCAAAATATACCTACTCTAAAAAGTACAtcaaagccaaaaaaaaaaagaaaatgaaaaaaaaattactgcacTTAACACATTGATAGTATTAACTAACAACTTACTTAAGATTGAAGATCTACAAAGAAAATATACCAATACTGTCACTGTATCAAAATACTATAAGACTattactcattttttaaattgtatataatatctaaatataaagattttaattaggTCCCATATCTTGATATGGGGCCTAGCGTTAGCATGTTTGCCAGGAATATATTTATAGCGTGATTTTGCcaaatattagaaatttatgaTGAAATCATTCTAttagtaccaaaaaaaaaaaaaaggtcattgaattttggtaaatttaaacCAAATGATAATTTTGAGGTGTACTCTTTGCCATTTTTTCAATGCTGGTCGTTGGGCTAACTAACACCCTGCATaattagtgaatttttttt
The nucleotide sequence above comes from Hydra vulgaris chromosome 09, alternate assembly HydraT2T_AEP. Encoded proteins:
- the LOC100215603 gene encoding homeobox protein Meis3 isoform X1, producing MLLSDIADMVLSLVVNMTIINLSFLCQNFVFDNLSYSIQEYQQHHGIAFQCDSRIPEIAPPGRRFNQVFLQHAQLYEKEESNFSTDKKLIYDHPLFPLLVRVFEKCDLATNLSGRSEKLDTSGEQYTSESFNEDIHQFATKLENNKPFFTTNMEMDNLLVQAIQVLRFHLLEIEKVHELCNNFCKRYIECLKGKMPLDFVLEDNSKKDIYLDGVKVDRSVPQTDYQHKIQTQAWSPIDNPGCHRNNSTKPKVLTLPTTSTGYQDNRQLESSVPLESQATEAEGHSAASSENMPDSEDSIYRDEEDEKDKKKQKKRGIFPKMATNIMKGWLFQHLTHPYPSEEQKRQLANETGLTIVQVNNWFINARRRIVQPMIDASNRAGKSPVVTVYKSRRRKNSGSESVSPGPYIYPPISGHYTPPYIGDHYGSMYSPYHVDVSLPPSSHHYPPRAYGSEQHAMNALPISSCNQIRPHQSYSGYRNSPAVTPQSYIGHGHPSILNPPPNLHGYHSHSLSLPYIPPPSHPYPIHDSLQALDIHNQ